One genomic window of Candidatus Pseudobacter hemicellulosilyticus includes the following:
- a CDS encoding SurA N-terminal domain-containing protein, with translation MSVIQSIRDKAAWIIIAAIALALIAFIVQDAFQGGGGMGLFGGNSTTLGKINGTTIDARPFEERYKMAEENYQAQNYPVDERLRQQIRESLWNEYVEDAVLGEQYEKIGFAPIGKDERGDILYGQNPPEQLRQQFTDPKTGVYDAQAAYQAITALKKNTPQYTSFWRDFVPALEKNRQKEKFIALIGNSVYTPKWLVEKTNLENSQLSSISYVNVPYSIIPDSTLKISDAEIRQYVSDHKEAYQQEESRGIEYVSFDAAPTAADSAKLLEEMNLVKAEFANANATDAEAFLVRNSTETPFFDGYVLGSNMRMGNADTLKQLADGAVYGPYLDGSSYVMAKMVGRRSLPDSAKVRHILIKTADPQQGQVRTDSAAKALIDSITNAISSGASFAAMVAKYSDDQGSKETGGEYTFSSSQFSNISKEFAETAFYGTVGEKKTVKVENSAYAGYHYIEVLSHKGTGPAYKIAYLSRSIVPSDETVRRASSQAAQFVAESRSKEQFDANAKKDNLNKFPAMDIKPLDGGIPGVGESRELVRWLYRDAKLGKVAEQSYQVGDKFIVPVMVASFEKGNMDAAKARPLVEYKIRNQKKVDEIVKKVGGAATLEAIAQATAQTVHTADSIAFTTPFIPNVGNEPKVVGASFNKDYQNKVSGPITGEMGLFYVKINNLSAVPNSNIDVKQMQQALRQQQRMSGFRIIDAIKKTADITDNRVKFF, from the coding sequence ATGTCAGTTATTCAATCTATCCGCGACAAAGCTGCGTGGATCATCATTGCTGCGATTGCCTTAGCGCTGATTGCCTTTATTGTACAGGATGCTTTTCAGGGCGGCGGCGGCATGGGTTTGTTTGGTGGCAACTCCACAACCCTGGGAAAGATAAATGGTACTACAATAGACGCCAGGCCTTTTGAGGAAAGGTATAAAATGGCCGAAGAGAACTACCAGGCCCAGAACTACCCCGTTGATGAGCGCCTGCGTCAACAGATCCGCGAAAGCCTCTGGAATGAATATGTAGAAGATGCTGTACTCGGTGAACAATATGAAAAGATCGGCTTTGCCCCTATCGGCAAAGACGAACGTGGTGATATATTATATGGTCAGAACCCACCTGAGCAACTGCGCCAGCAATTCACCGATCCCAAGACCGGTGTCTATGATGCACAGGCTGCCTACCAGGCCATCACTGCCCTGAAGAAGAACACGCCTCAGTATACCAGTTTCTGGCGCGACTTTGTTCCGGCCCTGGAAAAAAATCGTCAGAAAGAAAAATTCATCGCCCTGATCGGCAATAGTGTTTATACACCCAAATGGCTGGTGGAAAAGACTAACCTGGAAAACAGCCAGCTGTCTTCCATCTCCTATGTCAATGTTCCTTACAGCATCATCCCGGATTCCACGCTGAAAATTTCTGATGCTGAGATCCGCCAGTATGTAAGTGATCATAAAGAAGCTTACCAGCAGGAAGAATCAAGAGGTATTGAATATGTGAGCTTCGACGCAGCCCCTACTGCTGCTGACAGCGCCAAGCTCCTCGAAGAAATGAACCTGGTAAAAGCTGAATTCGCCAATGCCAACGCCACTGATGCCGAAGCATTCCTGGTGCGCAACAGCACAGAGACACCTTTCTTTGACGGATATGTACTGGGCTCCAATATGCGCATGGGCAATGCAGACACGCTGAAGCAACTGGCTGATGGTGCTGTTTATGGACCCTACCTGGATGGTAGCAGCTATGTAATGGCTAAGATGGTCGGTCGCCGCAGCCTGCCGGATTCCGCCAAGGTGAGGCATATACTGATCAAGACCGCTGATCCCCAGCAGGGACAGGTCCGGACAGACAGCGCCGCCAAAGCACTGATCGATAGCATCACCAATGCTATCAGCAGTGGCGCCAGCTTTGCAGCTATGGTGGCCAAATACAGCGACGACCAGGGCAGCAAAGAAACCGGTGGTGAATACACTTTCTCTTCTTCCCAGTTCAGCAATATCAGCAAAGAATTTGCGGAAACAGCTTTCTATGGTACTGTTGGTGAAAAGAAAACAGTGAAAGTAGAGAACTCTGCTTATGCCGGCTACCACTATATTGAAGTACTGAGCCATAAAGGAACCGGCCCCGCTTATAAGATCGCCTATCTCTCCCGCTCTATCGTGCCCAGTGATGAAACTGTAAGAAGGGCTTCCAGCCAGGCTGCACAGTTTGTTGCCGAAAGCCGTTCCAAAGAGCAGTTTGACGCTAACGCCAAAAAAGATAACCTGAATAAATTCCCCGCTATGGATATCAAACCGCTGGACGGTGGTATCCCCGGTGTAGGTGAAAGCCGTGAGCTGGTACGCTGGCTCTACAGGGATGCCAAACTCGGCAAAGTTGCTGAACAGTCTTACCAGGTAGGGGATAAATTCATTGTTCCCGTAATGGTGGCTTCTTTCGAAAAAGGCAATATGGATGCTGCTAAAGCAAGGCCGCTGGTAGAATACAAGATCCGCAACCAGAAAAAAGTAGACGAGATTGTGAAGAAAGTTGGCGGCGCCGCTACCCTGGAAGCCATTGCACAGGCAACTGCACAAACCGTGCATACTGCAGACAGCATCGCCTTCACTACTCCTTTCATCCCCAACGTGGGTAATGAACCGAAAGTTGTAGGTGCGTCTTTCAACAAAGATTATCAGAATAAGGTATCTGGCCCCATCACTGGTGAAATGGGTCTCTTCTATGTGAAGATCAATAACCTGAGCGCTGTTCCCAATTCCAACATTGATGTGAAACAAATGCAGCAGGCCCTGCGCCAGCAGCAACGTATGTCCGGTTTCCGCATCATTGATGCTATTAAGAAAACAGCGGATATCACTGACAACCGCGTGAAATTCTTCTAA
- a CDS encoding DUF2480 family protein, which translates to MSEEIINKVAQSQLITLDLEDYYPKGPIAVFDLKPYLFMEMILKEKDFRAALQEMDWLPYQDKLVAVTCSADAIIPMWAYMLVATYLQPLAADVIYGDENSVRQQLFLKKIEAIPVQEFTDKRVVIKGCGDVPIGEFAYLTITKMLRPIAKSIMYGEPCSTVPIFKKK; encoded by the coding sequence ATGAGTGAAGAGATCATCAATAAAGTAGCGCAGAGCCAGCTGATCACACTGGACCTGGAGGATTATTATCCGAAAGGCCCCATTGCCGTGTTTGATCTGAAGCCTTATCTCTTTATGGAGATGATCCTGAAAGAAAAAGATTTCAGGGCAGCTCTGCAGGAAATGGACTGGTTGCCCTACCAGGATAAACTGGTAGCTGTTACCTGTTCTGCCGATGCCATCATTCCCATGTGGGCCTATATGCTGGTAGCTACCTACCTCCAACCCCTGGCCGCCGATGTGATCTATGGCGATGAAAACTCCGTACGCCAGCAACTTTTTTTAAAAAAGATAGAAGCGATACCTGTGCAGGAGTTCACTGATAAGCGGGTGGTCATAAAAGGCTGCGGCGACGTGCCCATCGGAGAGTTTGCTTATCTCACCATCACCAAAATGCTGCGGCCCATCGCCAAAAGCATCATGTATGGTGAACCTTGCAGTACAGTTCCTATTTTTAAAAAGAAATAA
- a CDS encoding cytochrome ubiquinol oxidase subunit I encodes MDVEILARIQFAFTIAFHYIYPPLSIGLGLLLVVFEGLYLRTGNKLYEQITRFWIKIFALIFGIGVATGIIMEFEFGTNWATYSKYVGDIFGSALAAEGIFAFALESGFLGILLFGWNRVGPKVHFFSTIMVFLGSMFSAVWIVVANSWQQTPAGYQIVGEGLEARAEITDFWAMVFNPSSVERLTHVWIGAFLAGAFLVLSVNAWYILKNRHLHIAKPSFKIALVVATICSLLQLVVGHQSAEGVARNQPAKLAALEGHYDSSARADMYILGYVNNKTQEVYGLKMPGGLSFLLQGDFNAPVTGLNAFPKEDRPSQVNAVFQFYHIMVAIGMAFIALTLYASWLSYRKKLFDQRWLLWVFVWAVLLPQIANQSGWFAAEMGRQPWVVYGLLRTSDALSKSVSAHQVLFSLILFTVVYVLLLALFLYLLHRKIQHGPVDYGTKEHIDEGSKRDNPIMDHGSN; translated from the coding sequence ATGGACGTCGAAATATTAGCCCGTATTCAGTTTGCGTTCACCATTGCCTTTCATTACATCTATCCGCCACTCAGCATTGGACTGGGTTTATTGCTGGTGGTCTTTGAAGGACTTTATCTCCGCACCGGCAACAAACTCTACGAACAGATCACCCGTTTCTGGATCAAGATCTTTGCCCTCATCTTCGGTATTGGTGTAGCTACCGGTATCATCATGGAATTTGAATTCGGTACCAACTGGGCCACCTATTCAAAATATGTAGGCGATATCTTCGGCAGCGCCCTCGCCGCCGAAGGGATCTTTGCCTTTGCACTGGAATCCGGTTTTCTCGGTATCCTGCTCTTTGGCTGGAACCGCGTGGGCCCCAAAGTGCATTTCTTTTCTACCATCATGGTATTCCTGGGCTCCATGTTCAGCGCAGTCTGGATTGTGGTGGCCAATTCCTGGCAACAAACACCTGCCGGTTACCAGATAGTGGGCGAAGGGCTGGAGGCCCGCGCCGAGATCACTGATTTCTGGGCCATGGTCTTTAACCCCTCCAGCGTGGAAAGACTGACGCATGTCTGGATCGGCGCTTTCCTGGCCGGCGCCTTCCTGGTGCTGAGCGTGAACGCCTGGTATATTTTAAAGAACCGGCACCTGCATATTGCCAAACCTTCTTTTAAGATCGCCCTGGTAGTGGCTACTATCTGCTCCCTGCTACAGTTAGTTGTAGGCCACCAGAGCGCCGAAGGAGTAGCCCGCAACCAGCCCGCGAAACTGGCCGCCCTGGAAGGACATTATGATTCCTCCGCCCGCGCCGATATGTATATCCTGGGCTATGTGAACAATAAAACGCAGGAGGTCTACGGGCTGAAGATGCCCGGTGGCCTCTCCTTCCTGCTGCAAGGCGATTTCAATGCGCCGGTAACGGGACTGAATGCTTTTCCAAAGGAAGACCGGCCCAGCCAGGTCAATGCTGTTTTCCAGTTCTACCATATCATGGTGGCCATCGGTATGGCCTTTATAGCCCTTACCCTCTATGCCTCCTGGCTCAGCTACCGCAAAAAACTTTTTGATCAGCGCTGGCTGCTCTGGGTATTTGTATGGGCCGTACTCCTGCCGCAGATTGCCAACCAGTCCGGCTGGTTTGCTGCTGAAATGGGCCGCCAGCCATGGGTGGTCTATGGATTGCTGCGCACCTCTGATGCCCTGTCCAAATCGGTCAGCGCCCACCAGGTATTGTTCTCCCTGATCCTGTTCACCGTGGTCTATGTATTGCTGCTGGCCCTGTTCCTGTACCTGCTGCACCGGAAGATACAGCATGGACCAGTGGACTATGGCACCAAGGAGCATATTGACGAAGGCAGCAAAAGGGATAACCCCATCATGGATCACGGATCAAACTGA
- the cydB gene encoding cytochrome d ubiquinol oxidase subunit II, with the protein MDTFLGLDYNLWWFLVFGGVISGYAILDGFDLGAGALHLLLKKEESRRIALNAIGPIWDGNEVWLVIGGGALFAGFPVAYAAIFSAFYVPFMVFLVGLIFRAVAIEFRSKEPMLWWRKTWDIAYCIACIIIALSLGLMLGNVAFGIPLNGYKEFSGHWLSFFNPFSLLVAITTLALFCMHGAIYLTMKTENRLFAKMHILSNNFVIFFVLSFVITTMYTLLYVPHLSDFFRNNQVGFIIPMLMVLAIANIPRQLKKGKYRYAFISSCLTIALLLIMVALEVYPYLLYSTGDPANSITIDNGASSPKTMKILLIIALIGTPLVALYTSFVFWTFKGKVKLDEMSY; encoded by the coding sequence ATGGATACTTTTCTCGGCTTAGACTATAATCTCTGGTGGTTCCTCGTTTTCGGCGGCGTCATCAGCGGGTATGCCATCCTTGATGGTTTTGACCTGGGCGCCGGCGCTCTGCACCTGCTGCTCAAAAAAGAAGAAAGCCGGCGGATCGCCCTTAATGCCATTGGTCCTATCTGGGATGGTAATGAAGTGTGGCTGGTAATTGGCGGGGGCGCCCTGTTTGCCGGGTTTCCTGTAGCCTATGCCGCTATTTTCTCTGCTTTTTATGTACCATTCATGGTATTCCTGGTAGGACTGATCTTCCGCGCCGTGGCCATTGAGTTCCGGAGTAAGGAACCGATGCTTTGGTGGCGCAAGACCTGGGATATTGCGTATTGTATCGCCTGCATCATCATTGCCCTGTCCCTGGGCCTGATGTTAGGCAATGTGGCATTTGGGATCCCACTGAACGGTTACAAAGAATTTTCCGGTCACTGGCTCTCTTTCTTCAATCCTTTCTCCCTGCTGGTAGCCATTACTACGCTGGCCCTGTTCTGTATGCATGGTGCTATTTATCTCACCATGAAAACGGAGAACCGGCTATTTGCCAAGATGCATATACTGTCCAACAATTTCGTGATCTTCTTTGTGCTGAGTTTTGTGATCACCACCATGTATACCCTGCTGTATGTGCCGCACCTCAGTGATTTTTTCCGGAACAACCAGGTCGGGTTCATCATACCCATGCTGATGGTGCTGGCCATTGCCAATATACCGCGACAACTGAAAAAAGGAAAGTATCGCTACGCTTTCATCAGTTCCTGCCTGACCATTGCTTTACTGCTGATCATGGTGGCGCTGGAAGTATATCCCTACCTGTTGTACAGTACGGGCGATCCGGCCAACAGCATCACCATCGACAATGGCGCTTCTTCGCCAAAGACAATGAAGATCCTGCTGATCATAGCATTGATCGGTACGCCGCTGGTGGCGCTGTATACCTCCTTTGTGTTCTGGACCTTTAAAGGAAAAGTGAAGCTGGATGAAATGAGCTATTAG
- a CDS encoding sugar phosphate isomerase/epimerase yields MSFNRRHFLQQLTGLAAGFGAVSAGLANTDSHPISGEAVSHSNPGFDPAAAGKLFFKISLAQWSLHKTLWAKKLDNLDFPLVAKRDFGISTVEYVNQFFKDKAKDPKYLAELLKRSKDAGVKNHLIMIDGEGSLGAPDKKERLEAVQKHHPWVDAAKYLGCSTIRVNAHGEGSPEEVQKAAIEGLSLLGDYGRKAGINIIVENHGGITSNGAWLAGVMKGVNKSNVGTLPDFGNFCIRHADGKCAEEYDRYKGVEELMPYAKGVSAKANDFDQSGNTDTDYRRMLQIVKNAGFKGYIGIEYEGYNLSEEEGIRKTKELLEKVGAELA; encoded by the coding sequence ATGTCATTCAACCGACGTCATTTCCTGCAACAACTGACCGGTCTGGCCGCTGGCTTCGGCGCAGTATCCGCCGGCCTGGCCAATACCGATAGCCACCCAATTTCCGGCGAAGCAGTTTCCCATAGCAATCCTGGCTTTGACCCCGCAGCAGCTGGTAAGCTCTTCTTCAAGATCTCGCTGGCGCAGTGGTCGCTCCATAAAACACTCTGGGCTAAAAAACTGGACAACCTTGATTTTCCGCTGGTAGCCAAAAGGGATTTCGGGATCAGCACTGTTGAATATGTCAACCAGTTCTTCAAGGACAAGGCAAAGGATCCCAAATACCTGGCGGAGCTGCTCAAGCGCAGCAAGGACGCGGGGGTCAAAAATCACCTGATCATGATTGACGGGGAAGGTTCCCTGGGCGCCCCGGATAAAAAGGAAAGACTGGAAGCTGTGCAGAAACATCATCCCTGGGTGGATGCCGCCAAATACCTGGGCTGTTCTACTATCCGGGTCAACGCCCATGGAGAAGGCAGTCCCGAAGAAGTACAGAAAGCCGCTATTGAAGGCCTGAGCCTGCTGGGCGATTATGGCCGTAAGGCAGGTATCAACATTATTGTAGAAAACCACGGCGGCATTACTTCCAATGGCGCCTGGCTGGCCGGGGTCATGAAAGGCGTCAACAAATCCAATGTAGGCACCTTACCGGATTTTGGCAATTTCTGCATCAGACATGCAGACGGCAAATGCGCAGAGGAGTACGACCGGTACAAAGGGGTGGAAGAACTGATGCCCTATGCCAAAGGGGTCAGCGCCAAAGCCAATGATTTTGACCAGTCCGGCAATACCGACACCGATTACCGGAGAATGCTGCAGATAGTAAAGAACGCCGGCTTCAAAGGTTATATCGGGATAGAATACGAAGGCTATAACCTTTCAGAAGAAGAAGGCATCCGGAAAACAAAGGAACTGCTGGAAAAAGTAGGGGCGGAGCTGGCCTAA
- the corA gene encoding magnesium/cobalt transporter CorA, with product MDMRPQKYLRYLGLTGPTGTQRTKEILHVNPTVIPQREEATAVEIKVYDYDAGTVNESRPDSISECLSFRESNRISWINIDGLRKADVETICNHFNIHALLTEDILSVSQRPKMDEVEGILFCLLNMLFYNEHKKTVETEQISIVLGKDFVISFQEDAKRDVFDPLRSRLHMPNSKIRQRSADYLLYSMLDLVVDNYFLVMEKVGEQIELLEDEIIRRSNPKSLARINQLRKELIVLKRNVAPVRDLVNGIIRSESELLDDRTTKYFKDVYDHIVQAYDLGENYRDIMIGMQDLYINNVNLRLNEVMKVMAIVTCLMAPATVVGGIFGMNFDVIPYIHQEWGFYLAVAIMLIVPLWMLRAFKKRGWF from the coding sequence ATGGATATGCGCCCACAAAAATACCTGCGTTATCTGGGGCTTACCGGCCCCACCGGTACCCAGCGTACCAAGGAGATCCTGCATGTCAACCCTACAGTGATCCCCCAGCGGGAAGAAGCTACAGCAGTAGAGATCAAAGTGTACGACTATGACGCCGGCACCGTGAACGAGTCCCGCCCGGACTCCATCTCCGAATGCCTGTCCTTCCGGGAAAGCAACCGCATTTCCTGGATCAATATTGATGGACTGCGTAAAGCCGATGTGGAAACCATCTGCAACCATTTCAACATCCACGCCCTGCTGACTGAAGATATTCTCAGCGTCAGCCAGCGGCCCAAGATGGACGAAGTGGAAGGTATACTTTTCTGCCTGCTCAATATGCTGTTTTACAATGAGCACAAAAAGACGGTGGAAACAGAGCAGATCAGTATTGTACTGGGCAAGGACTTTGTGATCTCCTTCCAGGAAGATGCCAAACGCGATGTTTTTGATCCCCTGCGTTCCCGCCTCCATATGCCCAACAGCAAGATCCGCCAGCGATCGGCCGATTACCTGCTCTATTCCATGCTTGACCTGGTGGTGGACAATTACTTCCTGGTGATGGAGAAAGTGGGCGAGCAGATTGAATTACTGGAAGACGAGATCATCCGGCGCAGCAATCCCAAATCACTGGCCCGTATCAACCAGCTGCGCAAGGAGCTGATTGTCCTTAAAAGAAATGTAGCCCCCGTGCGCGACCTGGTCAACGGCATCATCCGCAGTGAAAGTGAGTTGCTGGACGACCGGACCACCAAATACTTCAAAGACGTTTATGATCATATAGTACAGGCCTATGACCTTGGAGAGAATTACCGGGATATCATGATCGGCATGCAGGACCTCTATATCAATAATGTTAACCTCCGGCTGAACGAGGTCATGAAAGTAATGGCCATCGTGACCTGTCTGATGGCCCCGGCTACCGTAGTAGGCGGCATCTTTGGTATGAACTTCGATGTGATCCCCTATATCCATCAGGAATGGGGCTTTTACCTGGCCGTAGCCATTATGCTGATCGTTCCCCTCTGGATGTTGCGGGCCTTCAAAAAACGGGGCTGGTTCTAA
- a CDS encoding iron-containing alcohol dehydrogenase family protein: MKFRNFRMVSYVVYGRGSFDQLDEILAPHRQGDAPMIFLVDHHFENGAITGNGQPLINRIPLRGKDKVIFADVTYEPKTTQVDKLANQLKEEFGTISGVIGIGGGSVMDLAKAVSLMMNNPGSSADYQGWDLVKFPGVYKAGIPTLSGTGAEVSRTTVLTGPTRKLGMNSDFTPFDQIVLDPELTANAPVNQRFYTGMDCYIHCIESLTGTYLNEFSKSYGEKALDLCREIFVRKDTWDTESDDKLMMASYAGGMSIAYSQVGVAHAVSYGLSYLLGTKHGVGNCIVMNHLEEYYPEGVAEFKKMVQKNGVEIPTGICKGLNDEQFDTMINVSLGMKPLWENALGKDWEKIMTREKLRALYEKL, encoded by the coding sequence ATGAAATTCAGAAATTTCAGGATGGTGAGCTATGTGGTGTATGGCAGGGGCAGCTTTGACCAGCTCGATGAGATCCTGGCGCCTCACAGGCAGGGCGATGCCCCCATGATCTTTTTAGTAGACCATCACTTCGAAAATGGCGCCATCACTGGCAACGGACAGCCCCTGATCAACAGGATACCCCTCCGCGGCAAGGACAAAGTGATCTTTGCAGATGTCACCTATGAACCCAAGACCACTCAGGTAGACAAACTGGCCAACCAGCTCAAAGAAGAATTTGGAACCATCAGCGGCGTTATCGGTATCGGCGGCGGCTCCGTCATGGACCTGGCCAAAGCCGTTTCCCTGATGATGAATAACCCCGGTTCCTCGGCCGATTACCAGGGTTGGGACCTCGTTAAATTTCCCGGCGTTTACAAAGCCGGTATCCCTACCCTCAGCGGCACCGGCGCGGAAGTATCCCGGACCACCGTACTCACCGGCCCTACCCGCAAGCTGGGCATGAACTCCGACTTTACCCCCTTTGACCAGATCGTACTGGACCCCGAACTAACCGCCAATGCACCGGTGAACCAACGGTTCTATACCGGTATGGACTGCTATATCCACTGTATTGAAAGCCTCACCGGTACTTACCTGAACGAGTTCAGCAAATCCTACGGCGAAAAAGCGCTTGATCTTTGCCGTGAGATATTTGTAAGAAAAGATACCTGGGATACTGAATCGGATGACAAACTCATGATGGCTTCCTATGCCGGCGGTATGAGCATCGCCTACTCACAGGTGGGCGTAGCCCATGCCGTGAGCTATGGTCTCAGCTACCTGCTGGGCACCAAACATGGCGTAGGCAACTGTATTGTGATGAACCACCTGGAAGAATACTATCCCGAAGGCGTGGCTGAATTTAAAAAGATGGTGCAGAAGAATGGTGTGGAAATTCCCACCGGCATCTGCAAAGGCCTGAACGATGAACAGTTTGATACCATGATCAATGTTTCCCTGGGCATGAAACCCCTCTGGGAGAACGCCCTGGGGAAAGACTGGGAAAAGATCATGACCCGCGAAAAACTGAGAGCCCTCTACGAAAAATTATAG
- the kdsB gene encoding 3-deoxy-manno-octulosonate cytidylyltransferase, which produces MTRIIAMIPARYAATRFPAKLMQPLGNKTVIRHTYDNTLATGLFQEVVVVTDSDIIYDEISAHGGKVVRSIKEHESGSDRIAEAVAGMDVDIVLNIQGDTPFIQQKPLEKLLACFNDPSVQVASLMQVLSKQSEIDDPNFVKVVVDRNMNSLLFSRSVVPYRRDQQAPVTYYEHIGVYAFRKQALLDFTNWPQTPLEAAEKVECLRYLENGIPLRMVVVDYMGIEIDTPEDLVKASRFMGQ; this is translated from the coding sequence ATGACCAGAATTATCGCCATGATACCGGCCCGTTATGCCGCTACCCGTTTTCCCGCCAAACTGATGCAGCCCCTGGGCAACAAAACGGTGATCCGGCATACCTACGACAATACCCTGGCTACCGGCCTATTCCAGGAGGTTGTAGTGGTGACCGACAGCGATATCATCTATGACGAGATCAGCGCCCATGGCGGTAAAGTGGTCAGAAGCATTAAAGAACACGAAAGCGGGAGCGACCGTATTGCCGAAGCCGTGGCCGGTATGGACGTGGATATTGTGCTGAATATTCAGGGCGATACCCCCTTCATCCAGCAAAAGCCCCTGGAAAAACTGCTGGCCTGTTTCAATGACCCCAGCGTCCAGGTAGCATCCCTGATGCAGGTGCTGAGCAAACAATCAGAAATTGACGACCCCAACTTTGTAAAAGTAGTAGTGGACAGGAACATGAACTCGCTCCTGTTCAGCCGCAGCGTAGTGCCCTACAGAAGGGACCAGCAGGCCCCTGTTACCTACTATGAACATATCGGCGTATACGCTTTCCGCAAACAGGCGCTGCTGGATTTTACTAACTGGCCGCAAACACCTCTCGAAGCGGCTGAAAAGGTGGAATGCCTGCGCTATCTTGAAAACGGTATCCCGCTCCGGATGGTAGTGGTAGATTATATGGGCATTGAGATCGATACACCGGAAGACCTGGTCAAAGCCAGCCGCTTCATGGGACAGTAA
- a CDS encoding sterol desaturase family protein, whose translation MESFLQFWDTIQSWQRVAILLGGMVFFWLLEGYYPLFRFSFKRYRHAGVNLLFLFTTLVLNVLLGTITIMVCSWVTRNDFGLLNWLHLPIWANILLAMFFMDFFSQYLPHFAMHKVKWMWKFHMVHHSDTKVDVTTGTRHHPGEWLFREASTILGAFLIGLPIGLYFLYRSLSAIFTHFNHANIRVPLWLDKPISWVFVSPNMHKVHHHFKRPYTDTNYANVFSIWDRLFGTFAYADPKDLRYGLDTLDDQTDEHIGYQLGLPFRKGIKTDP comes from the coding sequence ATGGAGTCTTTTCTGCAATTCTGGGATACTATCCAGAGCTGGCAGCGGGTAGCTATCCTGCTTGGCGGAATGGTCTTTTTCTGGCTGCTGGAAGGCTATTATCCCCTGTTCCGGTTTTCCTTTAAAAGATACCGGCATGCCGGCGTCAACCTGCTGTTCCTGTTCACTACCCTGGTGCTGAATGTGCTGCTGGGCACTATTACCATCATGGTCTGCAGCTGGGTGACCCGGAATGATTTCGGGCTGCTCAACTGGCTCCACCTGCCCATCTGGGCCAATATCCTGCTGGCGATGTTCTTCATGGATTTTTTCTCGCAGTACCTGCCGCATTTTGCCATGCACAAGGTAAAATGGATGTGGAAGTTCCATATGGTCCACCATAGCGATACCAAGGTGGATGTGACCACCGGTACCCGCCACCACCCGGGCGAGTGGCTCTTCCGTGAGGCCAGCACTATCCTGGGCGCTTTCCTGATCGGGCTGCCTATTGGCCTGTATTTCCTGTACCGCAGCCTCTCAGCCATCTTCACCCATTTCAACCACGCCAACATCCGCGTGCCGCTCTGGCTGGATAAACCCATCAGCTGGGTCTTCGTATCGCCCAATATGCATAAGGTGCATCACCACTTCAAACGGCCTTATACAGATACCAACTACGCCAATGTCTTTTCTATATGGGACCGCCTGTTCGGCACCTTCGCCTATGCAGATCCCAAGGACCTGCGCTATGGCCTGGATACCCTGGACGACCAGACCGATGAGCATATCGGCTACCAGCTGGGCCTGCCGTTCAGGAAAGGGATTAAAACGGATCCCTGA
- a CDS encoding DUF2007 domain-containing protein: MFQAVRTYDNYISANLMLQRLEEENIRAYLQDEHTVTSYPVLSNAIGGIKLMVFEEQVGRALELIAGFEQTYRQAVACPRCGSLNVHFVTQSTNPVNWLSAITSWLFGNYAVAFKQVYRCFDCGYEREDLPDRDVHQE, from the coding sequence ATGTTCCAGGCTGTTCGCACATATGACAACTATATTTCTGCTAACCTCATGCTGCAAAGGCTGGAGGAAGAAAATATCCGCGCCTATCTGCAGGATGAACATACTGTGACCAGCTATCCCGTTCTTTCCAATGCCATTGGCGGTATTAAGCTCATGGTCTTTGAAGAGCAGGTGGGCCGCGCACTGGAACTGATCGCCGGCTTTGAGCAAACCTACCGCCAGGCCGTTGCCTGCCCGCGCTGCGGCTCCCTCAACGTTCATTTTGTAACACAATCCACCAACCCCGTCAACTGGCTATCCGCCATTACCTCCTGGTTGTTCGGCAATTACGCAGTAGCCTTTAAACAGGTATATCGCTGCTTCGATTGCGGCTATGAAAGAGAGGACCTGCCGGACCGTGACGTGCACCAGGAGTAG